In the genome of Quercus robur chromosome 3, dhQueRobu3.1, whole genome shotgun sequence, one region contains:
- the LOC126718147 gene encoding histidine kinase 3 produces the protein MSLLHVVGFGLKVGHLLLMLCCWIVSVISMNWFINGGIMDTKSGMFCDSGKMWLKWWEKISGNSCMIHHHYYQYIGSKRVPKTWWKKLLMTWVVGWLIVSLSIFWYMRLQATEKRKETLQSMCDERARMLQDQFNVSMNHIQAMSILISTFHHGKKPSAIDQRTFARYTERTAFERPLTSGVAYAVRVLHSERAQFEEQQGWTIKRMDTLEKNPVHKDDYAPEALEPSPIKEEYAPVIFAQDIISHVVSIDLLSGTEDRENILRARASGKGVLTAPFRLLKSNRLGVILTYAVYKRDLPSNATPNERIQATDGYIGGVFDVESLVEKLLQQLASKQTILVNVYDTTNRSHPISMYGSNVSADGLQHVSTLNFGDPFRKHEMRCRFKQKPPWPWLAITTSIGILVIAYLVGYIFHATVNRIAKVEDDYNKMMELKKKAEAADVAKSQFLATVSHEIRTPMNGVLGMLHMLMDTDLDVTQQDYVRTAQGSGKALVSLINEVLDQAKIESGRLELDAVQFDLRAILDDVLSLFSGKSQEKGVELAVYISDRVPEMLIGDPGRFRQIITNLMGNSIKFTEKGHIFVTVHLVEEVIGSTEVETSSENTLSGFPVTDRCCSWKGFKAFSQEGSTFPLSLPSDSINLIVSVEDTGAGIPPEAQSRVFTPFMQVGPSISRIHGGTGIGLSISKCLVGLMNGEIGFVSIPKTGSTFTFTAVFTNGCSNPDEYKSHKINYQSNSASTEFQGMTALVVDPRPVRAKVSRYHIQRLGISVEVVSDLNQGWSNISSGNGAIDIVLVEQEVWDRDSHLSSLFINNLKKIDRRTPPKLFILANFISTSRTSATTSGDNTPSIIMKPLRSSMLAASLQRAMGIGSKGIARNREQGALRNLLLGRKILIIDDNNVNLKVAAGALKKYGAEVECADSGRKAVSLLKPPHCFDACFMDIQMPEMDGFEATKLIREMEKHGETSVEAYDNVSNWHVPILAMTADVIQATHEECLKCGMDGYVSKPFEAEQLYREVSRFFQSVPNGIL, from the exons ATGAGTTTGCTTCACGTAGTTGGGTTTGGTCTAAAAGTGGGGCATCTGCTTTTGATGCTATGCTGCTGGATTGTGTCTGTAATTTCCATGAATTGGTTCATTAATGGTGGGATTATGGACACCAAGTCTGGAATGTTTTGTGATAGTGGCAAGATGTGGCTCAAATGGTGGGAAAAAATTTCAGGGAACAGCTGTATGATCCACCATCACTACTACCAGTATATTGGGTCCAAGAGAGTCCCCAAAACATGGTGGAAGAAGCTTTTGATGACATGGGTAGTTGGTTGGCTCATAGTTTCTTTATCGATCTTCTGGTACATGAGGTTACAAGCTACTGAGAAGAGGAAAGAGACCCTTCAAAGTATGTGTGATGAGAGGGCTAGGATGTTGCAGGACCAGTTTAATGTAAGTATGAATCATATTCAAGCCATGTCCATTCTGATCTCAACCTTCCACCATGGCAAGAAACCCTCTGCTATTGATCAG AGGACTTTCGCGAGATACACAGAAAGAACCGCTTTTGAAAGGCCCCTCACAAGTGGCGTGGCATATGCTGTAAGGGTTCTCCACTCTGAAAGGGCACAATTTGAGGAGCAACAAGGTTGGACAATTAAGAGGATGGATACTCTCGAAAAAAACCCTGTCCATAAGGACGACTATGCCCCAGAAGCTTTAGAGCCATCCCCAATTAAAGAAGAATATGCTCCTGTCATCTTTGCACAGGATATCATTTCTCATGTGGTTTCGATCGATTTGCTGTCGGGGACG GAAGATCGTGAAAATATATTGCGTGCAAGAGCTTCTGGAAAGGGAGTTCTAACTGCTCCTTTCAGGCTACTGAAATCAAACCGTCTTGGAGTTATATTGACATATGCTGTCTACAAGAGGGATCTCCCCTCAAATGCTACCCCAAATGAGAGGATTCAAGCAACTGATGG GTACATTGGTGGTGTCTTTGATGTCGAGTCACTTGTGGAGAAGTTGCTTCAACAGCTTGCTAGTAAACAGACCATCCTTGTGAATGTTTATGACACTACTAATCGCTCACATCCAATCAGCATGTATGGTTCAAATGTATCGGCTGATGGTTTGCAGCATGTTAGCACTCTTAATTTTGGAGATCCCTTCAGGAAGCATGAGATGCGTTGCAG ATTCAAACAAAAACCACCATGGCCATGGTTGGCTATAACAACTTCAATTGGCATCCTCGTGATTGCATATCTTGTTGgatatatatttcatgcaaCTGTGAATCGAATTGCTAAAGTGGAGGATGATTACAACAAGATGatggagctaaaaaaaaaagccgaGGCTGCTGATGTTGCCAAATCTCAG TTCCTTGCTACTGTCTCCCATGAGATCAGAACTCCAATGAATGGTGTTCTTG GAATGTTGCATATGCTCATGGACACAGATCTTGATGTTACTCAACAAGATTATGTCAGAACTGCACAAGGCAGTGGAAAAGCTCTAGTCTCACTCATAAATGAGGTTTTAGACCAGGCAAAGATTGAATCTGGCAGGCTTGAGCTTGATGCAGTGCAATTTGATCTGCGAGCAATTTTAGATGATGTTCTGTCACTCTTTTCTGGAAAGTCCCAGGAAAAGGGAGTGGAG CTGGCAGTTTATATTTCAGACCGGGTTCCTGAAATGCTAATTGGTGATCCAGGAAGGTTTCGCCAAATCATTACCAATCTTATGGGTAACTCGATCAAA TTTACAGAGAAAGGACACATATTTGTCACTGTTCATCTTGTCGAGGAGGTGATTGGTTCAACAGAAGTTGAGACATCATCAGAGAACACCTTGAGTGGATTCCCTGTCACTGATAGATGTTGTAGTTGGAAAGGATTTAAGGCTTTCAGTCAAGAGGGATCCACTTTTCCTCTCTCACTGCCCTCTGACTCAATCAACCTAATTGTATCTGTTGAGGATACAGGAGCAGGGATCCCTCCGGAGGCGCAATCTCGTGTTTTCACTCCTTTTATGCAGGTTGGACCATCAATCTCCCGAATACATGGGGGCACAGGTATTGGCCTGAGCATTAGCAAGTGTTTAGTTGGCCTTATGAATGGGGAAATTGGTTTTGTGAGCATTCCAAAGACTGGTTCCACCTTTACATTTACTGCTGTCTTCACCAATGGCTGCTCCAATCCCGATGAGTATAAAAGCCATAAAATTAACTACCAATCCAATTCTGCATCCACAGAATTTCAGGGCATGACAGCGTTAGTTGTAGACCCTAGACCTGTACGGGCTAAGGTCTCAAGATATCATATCCAACGGCTTGGAATTAGTGTTGAAGTAGTCTCTGATTTGAATCAAGGTTGGTCTAACATAAGCAGTGGCAATGGGGCTATTGATATTGTCCTTGTTGAACAGGAGGTTTGGGATAGGGATTCACACCTTTCATCTCTTTTCATTAataacttaaagaaaattgacCGTCGGACTCCTCCTAAGTTGTTCATTCTAGCTAATTTTATCAGTACATCCAGAACAAGTGCCACAACTTCAGGTGATAATACCCCATCTATCATCATGAAGCCCCTAAGATCAAGCATGCTTGCTGCCTCATTACAGCGAGCCATGGGTATTGGGAGCAAGGGGATTGCCCGCAATAGGGAGCAAGGGGCTCTCCGCAATCTTCTTCTTGGGAGAAAAATCCTTATCATAGATGACAATAATGTGAATCTGAAAGTAGCTGCTGGTGCTTTGAAGAAGTATGGGGCTGAAGTAGAATGTGCAGACAGTGGAAGAAAGGCAGTCTCATTGCTTAAGCCACCTCACTGCTTTGATGCCTGTTTCATGGATATCCAAATGCCGGAAATGGATGG GTTTGAAGCTACAAAACTAATTCGGGAAATGGAGAAACATGGAGAAACATCTGTGGAGGCCTATGATAATGTTTCAAATTGGCATGTTCCCATTTTGGCCATGACAGCAGATGTAATCCAGGCTACACACGAGGAATGCCTAAAATGTGGAATGGATGGATATGTTTCAAAACCATTTGAAGCTGAACAACTTTATAGGGAGGTTTCACGGTTTTTCCAATCAGTTCCAAATGGGATTCTATAG